In Sphingobacterium sp. PCS056, the following proteins share a genomic window:
- a CDS encoding sugar phosphate isomerase/epimerase family protein produces MNRRKFLESAGMLGTIAALPLSGFSMFEQPKYKMGLQLFTIHKDMTQAPLLTLKAVKEMGYTDCETFGFDSEKCSFYGLKSSEFKKILEDLDITASSGHYGFSSYLTKPQDELMRFVDRCIKGALDLDMKYITWPWIAPEQRTIDNFKLMAHELNVIGEQVKHAGLGFAYHHHDFEFIDHDGENGFDIILNETDSSLVKLQMDMYWVMHSSTLTPKELVDNQPGRYVMWHIKDMDKVTRDYTELGNGSIDYVEILPDPIKSGLEFYYLEQGGNFAHSPMKSAADDAAYFKKHLQRYL; encoded by the coding sequence ATGAACCGAAGAAAATTTTTGGAATCTGCCGGAATGCTAGGAACTATAGCTGCATTACCCCTTTCTGGTTTTTCAATGTTTGAGCAGCCTAAGTATAAAATGGGATTACAGCTCTTTACCATTCATAAGGATATGACCCAAGCACCTCTTCTCACTTTGAAAGCTGTAAAGGAGATGGGGTATACGGATTGTGAGACGTTTGGATTTGACAGTGAGAAATGCAGCTTTTATGGACTTAAGTCTTCAGAGTTCAAGAAGATATTAGAAGACCTTGATATTACAGCTTCTAGTGGACATTACGGTTTTTCTTCATATCTAACAAAGCCACAAGATGAATTGATGCGATTTGTGGATCGGTGCATAAAGGGAGCCCTTGACTTGGATATGAAATATATCACTTGGCCATGGATCGCACCAGAACAAAGGACGATTGATAATTTCAAGTTGATGGCACACGAACTCAATGTAATAGGAGAGCAGGTAAAACATGCAGGCCTTGGATTTGCTTATCACCATCATGACTTCGAATTTATTGACCATGATGGAGAAAATGGTTTTGATATCATTTTAAATGAAACAGACAGCTCTTTGGTCAAGCTGCAAATGGATATGTATTGGGTGATGCATTCTTCTACACTCACGCCCAAAGAATTGGTCGACAATCAGCCAGGGAGATATGTGATGTGGCACATCAAGGACATGGATAAAGTGACCAGAGATTATACCGAGTTGGGCAATGGTTCGATTGACTATGTAGAAATACTTCCAGATCCGATCAAGTCAGGACTGGAATTCTACTATTTGGAGCAGGGAGGTAATTTTGCACACAGCCCCATGAAAAGTGCAGCTGATGATGCTGCCTACTTCAAAAAACACTTACAGCGATATCTGTAA
- a CDS encoding DUF1456 family protein, with protein MKKLRVALKFTDDDIVGVLALVDFRITKTELGAIFRKEDHPNFKPCGDQLLRNFLNGLIIYKRGPKPRTNLED; from the coding sequence ATGAAAAAGCTACGCGTAGCTTTAAAATTTACTGACGACGATATTGTTGGAGTATTGGCCCTGGTGGACTTCAGAATTACAAAGACAGAATTGGGTGCAATATTCCGTAAGGAAGACCACCCAAATTTTAAGCCTTGTGGTGACCAGTTGTTAAGAAATTTCCTGAATGGGTTGATTATCTACAAGCGCGGCCCTAAACCTCGTACTAATCTAGAAGATTAA
- a CDS encoding STM3941 family protein: MSKEIKIYRNTIKTRNLLLSSAAICILLAAVFIYGLGLFDHIFKAKVAVGSGAVLLIMLILVIKSLINMNDKSAMFEFNENTISGKSAPLSKAIGPIAWKDVTAIEKHKVGGDTLVVVYLKNAESYKTRLSKMYWNMAFEEQSQELQIMYSASEIDMNIDELLDLFLSYWKQSAE, from the coding sequence ATGAGTAAAGAAATAAAAATCTACAGAAATACCATTAAAACTAGAAATTTACTATTAAGTTCAGCTGCCATCTGTATTCTGCTAGCCGCTGTATTCATCTATGGACTAGGTCTTTTTGATCATATTTTTAAGGCAAAAGTGGCAGTTGGTAGTGGCGCAGTTTTATTGATTATGTTGATTCTAGTCATTAAAAGCCTAATCAACATGAACGATAAATCTGCCATGTTTGAATTCAACGAAAACACGATAAGTGGAAAATCAGCTCCTTTATCCAAAGCTATCGGGCCAATTGCCTGGAAAGATGTTACAGCCATAGAGAAACATAAGGTCGGCGGCGATACGCTAGTCGTCGTGTATTTAAAAAATGCCGAATCCTATAAGACGAGGCTCTCCAAAATGTATTGGAATATGGCATTTGAAGAGCAATCTCAGGAATTGCAAATTATGTATTCCGCTTCCGAAATTGATATGAACATCGACGAATTACTGGATCTATTTTTATCGTATTGGAAGCAATCTGCTGAGTAA
- a CDS encoding nuclear transport factor 2 family protein: MKTLVKTFAAAALIAISTFAMAAGKPDKKTINLSSATDALDHYVDILTEGQSIGLEQLLASDFTQKSQGASIKTNNRSEVIDFLKKQKGEKLNCKTSTEIIEASTNYAIAKVTMQFEGFTKSDLVTLINESGVWKVTASVTSYQ, encoded by the coding sequence ATGAAAACTTTAGTAAAAACATTTGCAGCAGCGGCATTGATCGCTATCAGTACTTTCGCTATGGCAGCTGGCAAACCCGACAAAAAAACAATCAATCTTTCTAGCGCGACTGATGCACTAGATCATTATGTTGATATCCTTACCGAAGGACAGTCTATCGGTTTAGAACAATTACTTGCGTCGGATTTCACTCAAAAGTCACAAGGTGCGAGCATAAAAACGAATAATCGCTCGGAAGTAATTGATTTTTTGAAAAAGCAAAAAGGGGAGAAATTAAACTGTAAAACGAGTACTGAGATTATTGAAGCATCTACAAATTATGCAATTGCTAAAGTTACGATGCAATTTGAAGGCTTTACTAAAAGTGATTTAGTAACCTTAATAAACGAATCTGGCGTTTGGAAAGTAACAGCATCAGTGACTTCTTATCAATAG
- a CDS encoding serine hydrolase, with product MKTSFMALLCLGFSVLFPQLSPAQDHTNQLDSLVNDGLPNNAPGTVLYLTKGDQVLYQKALGKANLELDVDLQVDHVFRLGSVSKQFTACAILKLAEEGKLSLQDDIRQYIPDFPIKDQMIAIEALLTHTAGVKNYTGLASFTEELKRKDLSPAALINLFKNEPLEYEPGTNYKYSNSGYILLGYIIEKITGQTYATYIEETFFKPLGMKHSYFDHPVNLIKGRVSGYSQRNGRYQNAHYLSMTLPYAAGSLASTPGDIQIWYHALYHGQVLKPETLKHAFTSYTLINGRSTGYGYGWEIGNIKGTPNVKHVGVINGFYTYVAYLPEEQITISIFRNSDSPTDLDILASKMLAVVLEKPYMTKELMMTAAQLTIYQGVYTLDNGEEYRIRLEDGYLVYFNAGGTKTRLVPTAKDQFILGNSLNTLSFKRTKQGKVADFIIKGTGIASNGYRKNVKISLQSKMEMSLQMLQRYVGDYQFQPGPVFEVILENNKLYGQVGHDKKELVPYAEHKFFARDLDASLIFQVNSKGSVIGLTKIQNGEMTATKL from the coding sequence ATGAAAACATCATTTATGGCATTGCTATGCCTTGGATTTTCAGTTCTTTTTCCACAATTAAGTCCGGCGCAGGATCATACCAACCAATTGGACTCCTTAGTCAACGATGGACTTCCCAACAATGCTCCTGGCACTGTCCTGTACCTCACAAAAGGAGATCAGGTTCTTTATCAAAAAGCATTAGGCAAGGCCAATTTGGAGCTCGATGTTGATCTACAGGTCGATCATGTATTTCGATTGGGATCAGTCAGCAAACAATTTACAGCATGTGCTATTTTAAAACTAGCAGAAGAAGGTAAACTGTCTCTTCAAGATGATATTCGTCAATACATTCCCGATTTTCCAATAAAAGATCAAATGATCGCTATTGAGGCCTTACTCACGCATACTGCTGGAGTGAAAAATTATACTGGCCTGGCCAGCTTCACAGAAGAATTAAAGAGAAAAGACCTCAGCCCCGCAGCATTGATCAATCTTTTTAAAAATGAACCGCTTGAATATGAACCAGGGACGAATTATAAATATTCCAACTCAGGTTATATCCTTTTAGGCTACATCATTGAAAAAATTACAGGTCAGACTTATGCCACATATATCGAAGAAACTTTCTTTAAGCCACTGGGAATGAAACACTCCTATTTTGATCATCCCGTTAACCTTATTAAAGGAAGAGTATCAGGATATTCTCAAAGAAATGGTAGGTATCAAAATGCCCATTACTTGAGTATGACATTGCCGTATGCAGCAGGATCACTGGCCTCTACTCCAGGAGATATCCAAATCTGGTATCATGCCCTGTATCATGGACAGGTTCTAAAACCTGAAACATTAAAACATGCCTTTACCTCCTATACACTCATCAATGGAAGATCAACAGGGTACGGGTATGGTTGGGAAATCGGTAATATAAAGGGAACCCCGAATGTCAAACATGTTGGTGTCATCAACGGTTTTTATACCTATGTAGCTTATTTACCAGAAGAGCAGATCACTATATCCATTTTTAGAAATAGTGATAGTCCTACTGATCTTGACATACTCGCATCCAAAATGCTCGCTGTCGTATTAGAAAAACCCTATATGACAAAAGAGCTCATGATGACAGCTGCTCAATTGACAATTTATCAAGGTGTGTACACATTAGACAATGGTGAGGAATACCGTATTCGATTAGAGGACGGATATCTTGTATATTTCAACGCTGGAGGAACAAAAACGCGATTAGTTCCAACGGCAAAAGATCAATTTATACTAGGAAATAGTTTGAATACCTTAAGTTTTAAAAGAACTAAACAGGGTAAGGTCGCAGATTTTATAATAAAGGGTACAGGAATAGCATCCAATGGTTATCGAAAAAACGTCAAGATCAGTTTACAGTCAAAAATGGAGATGTCCCTACAGATGTTGCAGCGATATGTAGGTGATTATCAATTTCAACCAGGACCGGTATTTGAAGTCATACTAGAGAACAATAAACTGTATGGACAAGTTGGACATGATAAAAAAGAATTGGTTCCATATGCAGAGCACAAATTTTTCGCTCGAGATTTAGATGCTTCACTTATTTTTCAGGTCAATTCAAAGGGCAGTGTTATAGGTTTGACCAAGATCCAGAATGGCGAGATGACAGCTACGAAGTTATAA
- a CDS encoding DUF6249 domain-containing protein encodes METTSAALFISISLVIFGISYYYFTTRHKERMEILERALPPDYFNGQSDFSPLLLVLGIISIGISLGIVCGTLFSDLFPTHQVHLMIISIFLGLGIALIISYFIIRKKQKKD; translated from the coding sequence ATGGAAACTACATCAGCAGCACTATTTATATCCATATCACTCGTTATATTCGGAATCAGTTATTATTATTTCACCACTAGGCACAAGGAGCGGATGGAAATTCTCGAAAGAGCATTACCACCAGATTACTTCAACGGTCAATCTGATTTTTCACCTCTCTTATTAGTGCTCGGGATCATCAGTATTGGAATATCTCTGGGTATTGTTTGCGGTACGCTATTCAGTGATCTATTCCCTACACATCAGGTCCATCTCATGATCATCAGTATTTTTCTTGGTTTGGGGATAGCACTGATCATATCATACTTTATAATCCGAAAAAAGCAAAAAAAGGATTAG
- a CDS encoding RNA polymerase sigma factor — protein MLFGKPRKKEDYYLQQAILGEREGFEYLVATYRNLAYTLALKICGNSENAEEVVQDAFMKAFSALSHFRHASKFSTWLYKIVYYTALTKKNNERHDTTELYEESGASAYILDEKNEFNNLVVADRKKYLTLALEKLAEEERMVITLHYLGEKSISEIAEILDIGKSAIKMKLMRGRKKLEKTLKDLLNDELRDLL, from the coding sequence ATGCTATTTGGAAAGCCCCGTAAGAAAGAAGATTATTATTTGCAGCAGGCAATTCTGGGCGAACGCGAAGGGTTTGAATATCTGGTGGCTACTTATAGAAACTTGGCCTATACACTCGCGCTTAAAATTTGTGGTAATAGTGAAAATGCAGAAGAGGTGGTACAGGATGCATTTATGAAAGCCTTTAGCGCGCTATCTCATTTTCGTCATGCTTCAAAATTTTCAACATGGCTTTATAAAATAGTGTACTATACAGCACTAACAAAAAAGAACAATGAACGTCATGATACTACAGAACTTTATGAGGAATCTGGGGCGTCTGCATATATATTAGACGAAAAAAATGAATTTAATAACCTAGTTGTGGCTGATCGCAAGAAATACCTCACTTTAGCGCTCGAGAAGCTAGCAGAAGAAGAGAGAATGGTCATTACGCTGCATTATCTGGGCGAAAAAAGTATTTCGGAGATAGCGGAAATACTTGATATCGGGAAATCTGCCATTAAAATGAAATTGATGCGGGGAAGGAAAAAACTAGAGAAAACTTTAAAAGATTTATTGAATGATGAACTGAGGGATTTATTATGA
- a CDS encoding sigma-70 family RNA polymerase sigma factor, with protein MVDHVHIFDQWVEEYSGALLKRALYLLSDRQDAEDLVQDVFIAAFDSYPKFKGNSAPLTWLMHILKNKAADFYRKKYRNSNPISLDYFFDETGSWRDTAMIRDWSSEDLNLMDDAEFMAIMEHCLEDLPPKWKIPVKLYYLEEKKATVVCQEMGISSTNLWKILQRSRLQLRVCLENNWFNTQN; from the coding sequence ATGGTAGATCATGTACATATTTTTGATCAGTGGGTCGAAGAGTACAGCGGGGCACTCTTGAAACGTGCGCTATATTTGCTGTCGGATAGACAGGATGCTGAAGATTTGGTGCAGGATGTTTTTATTGCTGCTTTTGATTCTTATCCTAAATTTAAAGGAAATAGCGCTCCATTAACGTGGTTGATGCATATATTGAAAAACAAAGCTGCTGATTTTTATAGAAAGAAATATCGAAATAGTAACCCGATTAGTTTGGATTATTTTTTTGATGAGACCGGTTCATGGAGAGATACGGCTATGATCCGAGATTGGTCTTCTGAAGATCTCAACTTGATGGATGATGCAGAATTTATGGCAATAATGGAACATTGTCTCGAAGATCTACCACCTAAATGGAAGATTCCTGTGAAGCTGTACTATTTGGAAGAAAAAAAAGCAACTGTGGTTTGTCAGGAAATGGGAATTTCTTCGACTAACCTTTGGAAAATTCTTCAGAGAAGCCGTTTGCAACTGCGTGTTTGTTTGGAAAATAATTGGTTTAATACCCAAAATTGA
- a CDS encoding DUF417 family protein: protein MYVANKNSNSYVVSSVGYYISLFGSVLILLWVGIFKFTPTEAQAIKPLIENHPMTGWMYNVLHVQTVSNMIGMVEIIVAILLLLTLKFEQLKFYTGMGMCVIFLMTLSYVFTTPNMWSVIDGVPHTDFFILKDLMYLGFGIQLMISRKL, encoded by the coding sequence ATGTATGTAGCAAACAAAAATAGTAATTCGTATGTAGTGTCTTCAGTGGGATATTACATTTCTCTTTTTGGTTCGGTTCTTATACTCCTGTGGGTCGGAATTTTTAAATTTACCCCAACGGAAGCGCAGGCGATTAAACCTTTAATCGAAAATCATCCCATGACTGGCTGGATGTACAATGTACTGCATGTACAGACTGTCTCCAATATGATAGGTATGGTCGAAATTATAGTTGCTATTTTATTGCTATTGACTTTAAAATTTGAACAGCTAAAATTCTATACTGGAATGGGCATGTGTGTCATTTTTCTTATGACTCTCAGTTATGTATTTACTACTCCTAACATGTGGAGTGTCATAGATGGTGTGCCGCATACTGATTTTTTTATCCTTAAGGATTTGATGTATTTGGGATTTGGAATACAGTTAATGATATCTCGTAAACTTTAA
- the msrB gene encoding peptide-methionine (R)-S-oxide reductase MsrB: protein MGPDLFDLAKKANPPKDADYKKKDQKTLKKELSDLQYEVTQNNATERAFENEYWDEFREGIYVDVTTGEPLFVSTDKFESGCGWPSFSKPINEKMVKELADNSYGMKRTEVRSKTGDAHLGHIFNDGPADKGGLRYCINSASLKFIPKEEMKAKGYGKYIALLDKKNEKAAK from the coding sequence ATTGGACCCGATCTATTTGATCTAGCAAAAAAAGCAAACCCTCCTAAAGACGCTGATTATAAGAAAAAAGATCAAAAGACGCTTAAAAAAGAGCTTTCGGATCTGCAATATGAGGTAACACAAAATAATGCGACAGAAAGAGCATTTGAAAATGAATATTGGGATGAATTTAGAGAAGGAATTTATGTGGATGTTACGACAGGGGAACCGCTATTCGTCTCAACAGATAAGTTTGAATCGGGATGTGGATGGCCGAGTTTCTCAAAACCAATCAATGAAAAAATGGTTAAAGAACTTGCTGATAATTCCTATGGTATGAAACGTACAGAGGTACGTAGTAAAACTGGGGATGCACATCTTGGGCATATTTTTAACGATGGCCCTGCTGATAAAGGTGGTTTGAGATACTGTATAAATAGTGCCTCACTAAAATTTATTCCTAAAGAAGAAATGAAAGCAAAAGGGTATGGAAAGTATATCGCGCTGTTGGATAAAAAGAATGAAAAAGCTGCGAAATAA
- a CDS encoding aldo/keto reductase, with translation MKKITIKNTDLDIAPINFGGNVFGWTLDEKESFDILDAFVAEGFNFVDTADTYSWWVNGVGGQSETIIGKWMKNRNNREKMVIATKVGSETKEHGFDISKRHILKSVDESLQRLGTDYIDLYYTHFDDKITPIEETLSAYDEIIKAGKVRYIAASNLSPERLRASFEVAEKNNLPKYVALQPHYNLMERSSFENDYAPLVEQYQLSTFPYWSLAAGFLTGKYRNESDLSKSARGEGVRKYLNATGLNVLTALDTIALKYDTQPATVALAWLLANPLITAPIVSATSKNQLKTLFDAPKICLDHEDLKLLNEVGE, from the coding sequence ATGAAAAAAATAACAATTAAAAATACAGATCTGGACATTGCACCGATCAATTTTGGAGGTAATGTTTTTGGATGGACTTTGGATGAAAAGGAATCGTTTGACATTTTAGATGCTTTTGTTGCGGAAGGTTTCAATTTTGTAGATACGGCAGATACGTATTCTTGGTGGGTAAATGGAGTAGGGGGCCAATCTGAAACGATCATCGGGAAATGGATGAAAAACCGGAATAACAGGGAGAAAATGGTCATTGCGACAAAAGTTGGGTCGGAGACGAAAGAGCATGGTTTTGACATCAGCAAAAGGCATATTCTGAAATCTGTCGATGAGTCTTTACAGCGTTTAGGTACTGATTATATCGATTTATATTATACACATTTTGATGATAAAATAACTCCTATCGAGGAGACGTTATCAGCATACGATGAAATTATAAAAGCGGGTAAGGTACGTTATATCGCTGCCTCAAACCTTTCACCAGAACGATTAAGAGCATCCTTTGAAGTTGCTGAGAAAAACAATCTTCCGAAATACGTTGCGCTACAGCCGCACTATAATTTGATGGAACGCAGCTCCTTTGAAAATGATTATGCGCCTTTAGTCGAGCAATATCAGTTGAGTACTTTTCCTTATTGGTCTTTGGCAGCTGGTTTTTTAACTGGAAAATATAGAAATGAATCCGACCTGAGCAAGAGTGCTCGTGGGGAAGGTGTGCGTAAATATTTAAATGCAACTGGTCTGAATGTGCTAACGGCTCTTGATACAATAGCATTGAAATATGATACCCAACCCGCTACAGTAGCCTTAGCATGGTTGCTAGCCAATCCATTAATTACAGCTCCTATTGTTAGTGCAACGAGTAAAAATCAATTAAAAACACTGTTTGATGCACCTAAGATTTGTTTAGACCATGAAGATCTCAAGCTATTGAATGAAGTTGGCGAATAA
- a CDS encoding response regulator transcription factor: protein MNNIAGILNEKLLKQVFDQEVDPSKQLEQYRYIAQFYAHIENAIAVLSDLKNNKSYIYAGGLAKTLGISDHNVEIDSIWEDAIFNLIHPDDLIKKHMLELQYFHFLKHVPLTERHNYHVISKIRMYNHENQYSWISHRMYYVRNSPNGSIWLALCLYNFAHFSENTEAYQGCIVNSVTGQIIQSENQESNNLLSKREIEILRLIKLGKRSKEIAHVLSISINTVNRHRQNILEKLRVTNSIAACRIASSLNLL, encoded by the coding sequence ATGAATAATATTGCTGGAATCCTTAATGAAAAGCTTTTAAAGCAGGTATTTGATCAAGAAGTGGATCCCTCCAAACAGCTGGAGCAGTACCGATATATCGCACAATTTTATGCCCACATCGAAAATGCTATAGCAGTTTTAAGCGATCTTAAGAATAATAAAAGCTATATCTATGCAGGTGGTCTTGCCAAAACATTGGGAATATCTGATCATAATGTAGAGATTGATTCCATCTGGGAAGATGCTATTTTTAATCTTATTCATCCGGACGATCTAATAAAAAAGCATATGCTGGAATTGCAATATTTTCATTTTCTAAAACATGTCCCACTAACGGAGCGGCATAATTATCATGTGATCAGTAAAATCAGAATGTACAATCATGAAAATCAATATAGCTGGATATCCCATCGTATGTATTATGTACGTAATTCACCCAATGGCAGTATTTGGTTAGCACTCTGTTTATACAATTTTGCTCATTTCTCTGAAAATACAGAAGCCTACCAGGGTTGTATTGTGAATAGTGTCACTGGACAGATCATTCAATCTGAAAATCAGGAAAGTAATAATTTGCTATCTAAGCGCGAAATCGAAATTCTTCGCTTGATCAAACTTGGTAAAAGAAGTAAGGAAATAGCCCATGTTCTCTCCATCAGTATTAATACAGTCAATCGACACCGTCAAAATATACTTGAAAAACTCCGTGTCACAAACTCTATAGCAGCATGCCGTATCGCATCCTCTTTAAATCTGCTATAA
- a CDS encoding DUF1349 domain-containing protein, producing MKKLILVIVTILWQQWTVAQNLTKMQWFNEPAKWEIKDQALHMFVTPQSDYWRISHYGFTVDDAPFYYGTYGGEFETKVKISADYKARFDQMGLMLRIDKENYIKAGIEFVDGKYNLSTVVTHRTSDWSIISLENAVPYVWIKAVRRLDAVEIFYSFDDKKYTLMRNAYLQDNTPVMVGLMAACPDGNGFDATFENFSVKHLADQRRLEWLKNHAD from the coding sequence ATGAAGAAATTAATATTGGTCATCGTGACTATACTTTGGCAACAGTGGACAGTGGCACAAAATCTAACTAAAATGCAATGGTTTAATGAGCCAGCAAAGTGGGAAATAAAAGATCAGGCGCTCCATATGTTTGTCACACCACAGAGTGATTATTGGAGGATTTCACATTATGGTTTTACCGTTGATGATGCGCCATTTTATTATGGTACCTATGGTGGAGAATTTGAAACTAAAGTCAAAATTTCTGCTGACTACAAAGCTAGATTTGATCAGATGGGACTGATGCTGCGCATCGATAAAGAGAATTATATTAAAGCTGGAATCGAATTTGTCGACGGAAAATATAATTTAAGTACAGTAGTAACGCATCGTACGAGCGATTGGAGTATCATTAGTCTTGAAAATGCGGTACCGTATGTTTGGATAAAAGCTGTAAGACGCTTAGATGCTGTGGAGATCTTTTATTCATTTGATGACAAAAAATATACCTTAATGCGTAATGCTTATCTGCAAGATAATACACCGGTAATGGTTGGCTTGATGGCTGCATGTCCAGATGGTAATGGGTTTGATGCAACATTTGAAAACTTTTCTGTAAAACACCTAGCCGATCAAAGACGTCTTGAATGGTTAAAAAATCATGCCGACTAA